The Candidatus Binatus sp. sequence TGCGGGCGCTGACTTCCAGCGCCGGCGGAATCGACGCCGCATCGACTATCAGCGAATGATAGCGCATCGCGTCGAACGGGCTGGGAATTCCCGCGAAAATCGTTTTGCCATCGTGAATTATCGGCGAGGTCTTGCCGTGCATCAGGCGACCGGCGCGCACGACCTTCCCACCGAACGCCTCGCCGATGCATTGCAGCCCGAGGCACACGCCGAGAATCGGAACTTCACCCGCCATCTGGCGCAGCAGCTTCAGCGAGATTCCGGCCTGCGCGGGAGTGCACGGTCCGGGCGAGATGACGACCGCGGCGGGATGAAGCGCGCGAACGCCGGCGACGTCGATGGCGTCGTTGCGCTTGACGGTGACTCCTGCGCCGAGTTCGCCCAGGTACTGCACGAGGTTGTAGGTAAACGAGTCGTAGTTGTCGATCATCAGGATTCGGACTTTTTCATTGCCTGCCATGCAACCTACCTCTTCGCCGCGTTTTCAAAATCGCGCGCGGCCGCAAGCGCCCGCACCATCGCGCGAGCCTTGTTGACCGATTCCTCGAATTCCGCGCCGGGGTCCGAGTCGGCGACGACGCCGCCGCCGGCCTGAATGTAAACGCGATTGTTCTTGATCAGCAGCGTGCGCAGCGCGATCGCGGTGTCGGTGTTGCCGGTGTAGCTGAAATAGCCGACCGCGCCGGCGTACACGCCGCGGCGCACGCTCTCGAGCTCGTCGATAATTTCCATGGCGCGGATTTTCGGAGCGCCGGAGACGGTGCCCTGCGGAAAGGTCGCCGCGAATGCGTCGAACGCATCGCATCCCTCGCGCAGCACGCCGGTGACGTTCGACACTATATGCATCACGTGCGAGTAGCGTTCGACGACCATCAGCTCCGTCACTTTCACCGAGCCGATTTCGGAGACCCGGCCGACGTCGTTGCGCCCCAGATCGACCAGCATCACGTGCTCGGCGCGTTCCTTGGGATCGGCGAGCAACTCGGCTTCGAGCTCCCGGTCCTCGGCTTCCGTCGCGCCGCGCCGGCGCGTTCCCGCGATCGGCCGCAGCGTAATCTCGCGACCCTCGACCCGGACCATCACTTCCGGCGAAGCGCCGACCAGCGTGTGATCGCCCAGGCGCAGGTAGAACATGTAGGGCGACGGGTTAATCGTGCGCAGGCTGCGGTAGATGTTGAACGGATGCACGGTCAGCGGCGCCTCGAAGCGCTGCGACGGGACGACCTGGATAACGTCGCCGGCCGCGATGTATTCCTTGGCGGCGGAAACCATCGCCATGTAGCCTTCGCGCGTCTGGTTCGAGGTGATGGACGCGTCGTTGACGGCGGCGTTGTTCGCACCCTCCAGAAACGGGGGCACGGCGGGACGTTTGAGGCGCTCGATTATCTCGTCGATCTTCACGCGCGCGCTTTGATACGCCATTTTGGTCGAGGCGAACTCCTCGACCGGCACGTTGGCGATTATTTTCAGCGTCTGGCGGACGTTGTCGAAGCACAGCACCGTGTCGGTGAACATCAGGCAAAAATCGGGGGTGCCGAGATCGTCGCGCGTGGTCTCGGGAATCTTCTCGAAGCATCGCACGATATCGTAAGCGAGAAATCCGACCGCGCCGCCGAAGAAGCGCGGCAGGTTGGCCAGCTCGGGGGCGCGCAAGCGCTTGACCTCGGCGCGCAACTCCTCGAACGAGTTGGCCACCGAGCGCACTTCGACGCCGCGGCCGGGCCGGATGATGTCCATTCGGTTTTTGCGCGCACGCATCACGACCGCCGGCTCGGAGCCGAGAAAGGTGTAGCGTCCCCATTTCTCGCCGCCGCGGACGCTTTCGAGCAGAAAAGCGTAGTCGTCGCGCGCGACCTTCAGGAAGGCGGAGACGGGAGTCTCGAGGTCGGCGGCGATTTCCTCGAAGACCGGGATCAGGTTGAATCCACGCGCCGCCAGTTGTTCGAATTCGTTTTCAGTGGGTTGCAACATCTAGATTGCCTCTCTTGCTTCCAACTCCGTCACTCAAAAAAGAAAAGGGCCGCAGGTTTTTCGCCCGCAGCCCTCATAAGAAATCGGTTTTGTGATGAATTACAAAGCCGGCGCGCAGGCGGGTGCATCGACGTGCCAACGCCACCATCCCGCACAAACTTTCCGGCTCGTGAAATTCATCGTTGAATCAATGATCCATGCGCGACGGGCAATTGTCAATGCGGGGGCGCGCGCCTGCCTCAATGCGAGGTCGTGTAGGCCTGGCGGTACTGCTCGCGCAGTTTGTTCTGCGCCGCATTCGCTTCGTCGGCGCTGGCGTAGGGTCCGATGCGCACGCGGTACCAGGTCTGCCCGTTGAGCGCGACCTTTATCTCCTGCGCGCTGTAGCCGAGCGTTTTGAGCCGCGAGACCATCTCGTCCGCCCCGCTCTTGTCCATCACGGCTTCGATCTGGATGTTGTACGGTTTCGCGCCGGGAGCAAGGGCGCGGGCCGGTCGGGCGGGAGCGGAAGCCGTTTCGGAACCTTCGCCGGATCCGATTTCGTTGTCGGGCTCGGGACGATTGATCGCGGGCGCCTCGGGACCCGGCTTCAAGCGCGCGACGGTGGCGGGCGGTTTGATCGGGAGCGCGAGGGGCGCAGACGCGACCGATGGCGCCGCGGCAGCCACCGGCGACATCTCAGCTACGGGCGCGGGCTTTTCGCCGGATGCCGGCGGATTCGGCAGCGGGTAGGTCGAGGAGATTTGATTCAAGTCGGGTTGGTTCTGCAGGGCCATCTCGTGGCCCGCGACCAATCCCAGCAAGAAGACCGCGCCCGACAGCCCGACCAGTCCGAGTAGGATTAGAAACGCACCGCCCGCCCTGATTTCGAATCGCATCCCGTTTTCGTTCCTCACATCCGCTCTGGAGCGCTCACCCCGAGCAACTCGAGGCCGCCCGCAATCGCATCCTTGAGAATCCCAGCCATGAACATCCGCGCCAAACTGAGTTCGCGATCCGGCCCGATTATACGACTGGCGGGCTTGTTGTAGTAGCGATGGAACTCGCCGGCCAGTTCGAGCAGATAGAACGGAATCCGATGCGGCTCGAGCGCCTCGGCCGCCGCGGACATGACCTCGGGGAGTCCAACCGCACGCTTGGCGAGATCGAGTTCCTCGGCGCCGAGCAAATTGAGATCGATGACCGACGGCTCCGCGGGGAGCATCAAGCCCTTGGCCGCGCCCTCGCGAAAGATACTCGCCAGGCGCGCGTGCGCATACTGGACGTAAAAGACGGGGTTCTCAGGCGCCTGCTTTTTGGCGAGTTCGAGATCGAAGTCGAGCTGGCTGTCGGACTTGCGGAACAAAAAGAAAAATCGCACCACGTCGGCGCCGACCTCGTCGATCAACTCGTCGAGCGTCACGTAGGTCGCCTTGCGCGTGGACATCTTGACCTTTTCGCCGCCGCGCGTGAGCGTGACGAACTGGTAGATAATCGCGCTGACGGGCGTCGTGTCGTAGCCGAGCGCCTTGACCGCGGCGATGACCTGCTGATGCTCAGCGATGTGATCGGCGCCGAACACGTCCACGATCAGATCGAAACCGCGCTTGAGCTTGTCGATGTGATAGGCGATGTCCGGCGTGCGATAGGTCGGCTGGCGGTCGGGGCCGGAGCGCACCAGCACCGCGTCCTTGGGAAGTCCCAACGGCTCACCGCGCAGCCACGTAGCGCCGTCCTTTTCGACTGTGAAGCCGCCGTCGCGCAGCGATTTGAGGACGGCTTCAACCAGGCCGGCGTTGATGAGATCGAGCTCGTTGGTATAGACGTCGAAGCGAATCCCCAGGCGCGTGCAGGTCTGGTTGATGTCGGCGAAGATCGCTTTGACGGCCGCCGCGCGGAAAATATCGAGCTCGGTCACGGACACGAGCGCGTCGCCCCGCTCCGCTTTCAGAACGCGCGCGATGTCGCGGATATACTCGCCCTGGTAGCCGTCTTCGGGCAGCGGCGCGTCGATGCCGTGCTCCTGGAGATATCGCGCGCGCACCGACTCGCCGAGCAACTTCATCTGGCGGCCGCCGTCGTTGAAATAATATTCGCGCGTGACGTCGAAGCCCGCCGCCTCGTAAAGGCGCGCGATGGTGTCGCCGAGCACGGCGTTGCGGCCGTGGCCGACGGTCAGGGGGCCGGTGGGATTGGCGGAGAGAAACTCGACCTGGACTTTTCTTCTTTCGTTGGCTCCCGGACGCAGCTCCCATGCGCGCGGCTTCCAGAACGCGCGTCCATCGCTCGCGGCGCGGCGCATCTCGGAATGCCAGTAGGCGGGCGACATTTTGAAATTGAGGAAGCCTGGGCCGGCGACCGACACCTCGCTCACTTCCGCCGGCATCGCGACGTGCGACTTGATAATTTCCGCGATCACGCGCGGCGGTTTGTGCTCGGTCTTGGCAACAGTCAGCGCGACGTTCGAGGCGATGTCGCCGTGGGCAGAGTCCCTGGGCGCTTCGATTCCGATCGAAGGAATGTCCGCGGTCAACTGACCCGCGGCGCGCGCCCGCTCGATTGCGTCGCGAAGGATGGAGACGATCAGTTCTTTCATCGGTGAAGCCGTGGATGCGTGCAGCAATCGTGTCAGATAGACGGCGCGATGTTAAGGCGCGCGGCGGCGGGCTTGACGATCGCGGCGGTCTACTCTTTTCTTTTTAACCAGGCAGGATCGTTGGCGAGGGTTGGATAGCCCGAGCCCAGCTGGATCAACACGCCATGGGCGGCGCGCGGGGAGATGAAAGCCTCGAAACTCGTTGGGGACCACTGGGTTTCATCGACGATTCGCACGCCCTGCTCCCTCAGCGCGGCGGTTTTGGATTTGCAGTCGGGAACGTTGAAGGTCAGATGATGCATCCCTTCGCCGCGCTTTTCGAGAAACTTGTGCAGGAACGAATTTGGGCCGAGCGGCTCCAGGAGCTCGATCGTCAGCCCGCCCAGATCAAACTCAGCGAGCTTGAAGCCGGCCGCTTCGTCGGCGCCTTCGTACATAAAGCTCGCGCCGAGAATATCCTCGAAAAACTTGCGCGCCTCGGCGAGGCTCTTAACCGCGATGCCGATATGGTCGAGTTTGCCGATTGGTGGATTAGCCATCGCCGCAGTCTCCAAATTGATTGACGTGATGTCGAATATGATCGAATAGACATGGCTATGCCAGCGACGCAATGGAAAATGCCGCCGCTCGTAAAAGCGTACGAAGCGCTCGGGGCGATCGGCGACGGCCGGGTGCGAATCGAGGACAGCCGGCGGGCGACGGTCGTGTCGTCGGACGGGTCGAAGACTTACGAAGTGGAGATCTCGGCGGACGGGCGCGAGATCGCGTCGAACGACAACGCGTCGTACTGGCAGGGCTACCTGGGCTATCCGGCGATCGCGGTGCTGATCGCGCGCGAATTTTATCGTCCCCCGGCGAACGTGACCGACGCGCTGGCGGGAGTGGCGTGGAAGGAACTCAATAGCAAGTTCAAAAACGACTGGGCCAGGACGATCGCGGAAGTCGAGAAGAGCCTCGAGCAGGCCGGGCACGATCCCGACGCGGTGCGATCGGAAGCCGAAGCCGTGCTGAACTTTCTTCGCGCGCTACGACCGGTGCGCGGCAGGCGCATCCGCCCACCGGCAGAAAAACCGGCCATCAAGAGCCGCTAGCAGGCCGCGCCAGGGAACTAGTTACAGGTACCGCTGACCGACACGTCGTACATCTGCACGATAATAAAATCGCGCATGCTGAGCTCGGTGGTCACTCCGGATATTTTGCCGCTGGCGCAACCGCTGAGGAGATTCGCAAGCGCGGTCTGCGTAAGCCCTTGCGGCGCGACCAGACGAAGGAATCCGAGATCGCTCGCGCTCGAGCTGATTGGAGCGCCGGCACCCGCGCGACCCGAGATCGCACTTGACTCAACGACGACGCATCCGTAAGCCTGCACGCATCCCGCAAGCAACGCAGCCAGAATTATCGAGTTGATCCGTTTCATGGTTCCTCCGGTTTCTAGATTCAGCGCGATAAGAGCGCGCGAGCGATGGTAATTCGCATCGCGAAACAAAGTCAATCGCGCGCGAGCGGCAAGGCGACCTGCTGTTGCACGATGTAGCAAGATGCTAGCGTGGCGGGATTCGCACCGGGACGGGGGCTTCGATGGCGAACGGGGCTGGCGGATCGATCACACCTTTTTTCACGATATGGACTGCACCGCGCGCGACGATTCGGCGCATCGTCGATGCCGATCCGACGCACAACGTCATCGCGCTCGCGGCCATCGGGTCGGGGATCAGCGCGCTGTCGGGCCAGTGGTCGAAGGCGCTTGGCAACAACGCCAATCTGTCGGTCTTGTGGCCGCTGTGGGTCGCCTTCATCGTCGCGCTCTCGGCGGCCCTCGGAGTTCTGTCTCTGTTCATTGGCGGCGTGGTTCTAAAATGGACAGGAAGCCTGCTCGGCGGCGTCGCGAGCCGGGTCGAAGTGCGCGCCGCGCTGGCGTGGTCGCAGGTGCCTGCGATCGCCGGTGCGATCTTGTTTTTGATCGCGGTGCTGCTGGGCGTGCCGATACCGGTTCCGACGCCGGGAGCATTGCCTCAAATCGCTCCCGCGTTTTTCATGATCATTGTCGTCGAAGGAGTGCTCGGTTTTTGGGGTTTCATCGTCTCGCTGAAGTGCATCGGCGAGGTGCATCGATTCTCGGCGTGGCGCGCGCTGGCCGCGGTCCTGATACCGGGGCTCATTGCGTTAGCCGCAATCGGTTTCATCGTATTCGCAGGCGGTCGCATGGCGGGACATCACTGATCGATTAGTCCACGTGCAATCGCGCGGCCAGGCGCGAGAAGCGCAGGCGCTCATCCTGATTGCGCACCGCCTGCTGCAATGCGCTCTTGGTCCCGACCAGTACGCATACCCGCTCGGCGCGCGTGATCGCGGTGTAGAGCAGATTGCGGCGCAGCATCAGGTAGTGGCTCGAATGTATCGGCATCACGATCGCGGGATACTGGCTGCCCTGGCTCTTATGCACTGAAATCGCGTAGGCGAGCGCCAGTTCGTCGAGCTCCGACAGGTCGTATTCGGCGCGGGTTTCCTCGAACGCGACGCTAACGCGCGCCTTGTCCGAGTCGATCGCAACAATCCTGCCGATCGATCCGTTGAAGACGTCCTTGTCGTAATTGTTGCGCAACTGGATAACGCGGTCGCCCTCGCGAAACACGCGATCGCCGGCGCGCAGTTCGCGTCCCGAGGGATTGAGCAGGCTTTGCAGCTCGCGATTGAGGATGTGGGTGCCGAGCGGGCCGCGATTCATCGGCGTCAGCACCTGGATTTCGCGCGGGTCGCTTATGCCGAACCGTCCGATCAGCCGCTGTTGCACGAGCTGCTTGATCGTCGCGAGCACGTCCTCGGCAGCGTTGCGCTCGAAGAAAAAAAAGTCGCCTTCGGCGTCATTGGAGATTTGCGGGAATTCACCGCGATTCAAGCGATGCGCGTTGGCGACTATCAGGCTGCGGCGCGCCTGTCGATAAACCTCCCGCAATTGCACGACCGGCACGAAGTCGGATGCGATCACGTCCTTGAGCACGCTGCCGGGGCCAACCGACGGAAGTTGATCGCGATCGCCGACCAGCAGCAGCGAGCAGTTAGGCATCAGCGCGGACAGCAGGCTCGAAGCGAGATCGACATCCATCATCGAGGCTTCATCGATGATCAGATAGTTGGTGCGGAGCGGAAATTCCTTGCCGCGGACAAAGCCGCCGCTCTCGGGGGAGTATTCGAGCAGCCGATGAATGGTCTTTGCGTCGCGGCCCGATGCTTCCTGGAGCCGACGAGCCGCACGCCCGGTCGGCGCGGCAAGCGTCGGCTTCAAACCGACCTCGGCCAGCGCGGCCAGCAGCGAGCGCAGCAGGGTCGTCTTGCCGGTGCCGGGACCGCCGGTGATAACGGTGACGCGGCTGGCCAGGGCGCATCGGAGCGCGCTCTTTTGTTCGGGCGACAGTTCGAGTTCAGAGCTTCGCACGGCCGCATCCAGGGCGCGCTGGATCAGATCCTTGTTCATCGCGCGGCCTGCGTTTAATTCCGCGATTCGCCGTGCGACGTTCACTTCGGCCTCGTGCAGGCGTGCGAGATAGACGGCAGTGTGATCGTCCGCCTGTTCGACAACCACCTCGCCGCCGGCCGCGAGCTCATTGACGGCCTCGCGCGCCAGCTCGGGCTCCATCTCGAGCGCGGTGCGGAACTGGCCTTCGAGATGCTCGAAGGGCGAATAGACGTGGCCCTCGTCGGACATGCGCTCGAGCAGGTACAGGACCGCGGCGCGGGCGCGCTGGATCGAGTTGCGCGGGATGCCGAGTTTCTCCGCGACGGCGTCGGCGGTGCGAAATCCGATGCCATGAATGGTGCGCGCGAGTACGTATGGATCGCGCCGTACGACCTCGAGCGCGTCCTTGCCGTAGAACTTGTGGATGCGGCGCGCGTGCGAGGCAGCCAGGCCGTGCCCGCGCAGAAAAACCGTCAGCTCGCGCAGCCCGGACGAGTCGCGCCATGCAGCCGCGATTGCCCGCGTGACCGCGGCTCCGATGCCGGGGACTTCGCGCATGCGTTCGGGAGCGTGGTCGAGCACCTCGCCGAGCGAGTCTCCGAAATGTTCGGCGATTCGCCGCGCCAGCGCGGGGCCGATGCCCTTTATTTCCGAAGCGAGGTAGCGTTCGAGCGCGACCGCTCCGGCGGGCCGCAGCGTTTCGAAATCCACCACGTGAAACTGATCGCCATAGACCTTGTGCTGTTCGAAGCCGCCTTGAGCGCGGATGGTCGAGCCAACTTCCAGACCGGCGAGATTGCCAACCACCGTGACGCGGCGGGAGTCGCCATGTTCGCCGGCAACGACCACGACCGCGACCGAATAGCCATTCTTTTCGTTTACGAACAGGACCTGATCGAGGATGCCCTCCAGCGTCTCGGCCGCATGATGCGCTTGTGCCACGCAAAGAGGATTACGCGCGGCGAGCGCCGCGTCCAGTTGACGGCGATGGGAGCGTCAACAGGCGCGGGCGAAATCAGACTTCAGACTTCGATCGTTTCCCACTTGCCGGTCTGGAAGCGCCAGACCTTCACCGTCGAGCGAACGACGTAGTCGGCAAGCAGAGACCACCAGATCCAGATGATACTGCCGCCGTGGGACCAAATGAGAATCGTGAGGAAGAGCCTCATTCCGTAAAAGCCCGCCAGCGAACCGTAAAGGGGAAAGCGCGAATCGCCCGCGCCGCGCAGGGCCCCGGTGATCGTCCAATCGATCGCCATCAGCGGTTGCGCGGCCGCGAGTGCGTACATGAACTGTACCGTGTAGCCGATGACCTGTTTGTCGTCGATGAAGAGCGCCGCGATCTGATGGGCAAAGACGATAAACAGCAGGCCCATAGCGGTCATCAGCACAATCGCCATACCGGTCGATTCCCATCCGGCCTTGCGCGAGAACTTCGGGTCGCCCGCGCCGAGGCCCTGACCGACAAGAGTCGCCGAGGCGGCCGAGAATCCGAAGCCGGGCAGAAACGACAGCGCCAGGATTCGTACGCCGATGAAATATGCGGCGATTTCCTTGACGCCGTAACGCGCGACGAATCCGACATAGGCGACGAAGCCGAACTGGATCAGTAATTGTTCGATGGCGGCGGGATTGCCCACACTAAGGATTCGCCGGCCGAGGCCGAGGTCGGGCCACAGCCCCTTCCATCGGAAGTTGAGCACCATCCCGTCGATCGAGAGCGCGTAGAAGAACAAAATCCCGCCGAAGGCGATCGCGAGCAATGTCGCCACAGCCGAGCCGTCCACGCCGAGCGCGGGAAATCCGAGCTTGCCGAAGATGAGCACGTAGTTGAGAAAGATTGCGAGCACGTCGATGATACCGCCGATCCACAGCGGCGTGCGCATGTCACCGGCGCCGCGCAACGCCGCCGCGCACATCAGAAAGATTCCCTGGAACGGCTCCGACAGCATCACGACCTGCAGGTAACGCGCACCCATGTCGGCCATCTCGCCCTTGACCTGGAACAACCCCATCAGCGGACGGGCGAAAATGATTACGGGAATCGCGATGATCGTCGAAACCAATACGCCGAAAACGACGGACTGCTTGAGCACTTCCTCGGCGTTGTCCCGATCGTTCGCACCGATATAACGCGCGACCAGCGCGACAGTGCCGGTGCCGACCGCCGCAATGCCGGCGCGCACCGCACCCAGGATTTGCATGGCGAGCCCGACTGCACCGACCGCGTTCGCCCCGAGCCGTCCCACCATCAGCATCGAAGAAAGACCGAGAATCGAATCGAGTCCGAACGACAGAATGACGGGCCACGCGAGCGCCCATACCTCGAAGCGGATCCGCTCGATCGGTGGCAGGGTCATCGCCCCCCTGCTCTGCGCACCGACTTCGGGAACCGACTCGAGAAATTCGGACATGATTGTGAACAGTTACGCCAGCACGAGGCGTGTTAGTCAATGGACTGCGCGCGGCGGCGGCCGGCAAGCGCGAGCAGAGGAAGATCGTGCGCGCGCGCAAAATCCGCTATATCTCGCGCAGGGGCGGACAAGGAAATCCTGATGACCGAAGCCGGGTCTGCGACAATCGAATCGTTGTCAGGCGATAGGCCGTCGCGCCGGCCGCTTGAAATTTTCGCGGCGATCTTCGTCGTCGCCGGATTGATCTACTCGTCTCATCTTGGCGCCAACGCGCTCGGCGCGAGCGAGGCCTACAGCGCTTGGGCGGCGGCAAAGCCGGGAGTCGGCGCGATCGTTCGGACGCCGGTGCTGCACGATCCCGGCAAGCAGGTCTTTTACTACGTCGTGCTGCATTACTACACGCAGATATTCGGGCTGAGTGAAATTTCGCTGCGCTCGATGTCGGTGATCTTTTCGCTGGTGACGCTCGCGCTGGTGTTCGCGCTCGGCTGCGAAATGTTCGACAAAAGCACGGCGCTCGCGGCGGCCGCGATGTGGGCATTCAACCCGCTCGCGGTGGTGTTCGCGCA is a genomic window containing:
- a CDS encoding aminodeoxychorismate/anthranilate synthase component II, yielding MAGNEKVRILMIDNYDSFTYNLVQYLGELGAGVTVKRNDAIDVAGVRALHPAAVVISPGPCTPAQAGISLKLLRQMAGEVPILGVCLGLQCIGEAFGGKVVRAGRLMHGKTSPIIHDGKTIFAGIPSPFDAMRYHSLIVDAASIPPALEVSARTAENEIMGLRHKQHAVEGVQFHPESILTFEGKHLLKNFLDRIDQEENAR
- the trpE gene encoding anthranilate synthase component I → MLQPTENEFEQLAARGFNLIPVFEEIAADLETPVSAFLKVARDDYAFLLESVRGGEKWGRYTFLGSEPAVVMRARKNRMDIIRPGRGVEVRSVANSFEELRAEVKRLRAPELANLPRFFGGAVGFLAYDIVRCFEKIPETTRDDLGTPDFCLMFTDTVLCFDNVRQTLKIIANVPVEEFASTKMAYQSARVKIDEIIERLKRPAVPPFLEGANNAAVNDASITSNQTREGYMAMVSAAKEYIAAGDVIQVVPSQRFEAPLTVHPFNIYRSLRTINPSPYMFYLRLGDHTLVGASPEVMVRVEGREITLRPIAGTRRRGATEAEDRELEAELLADPKERAEHVMLVDLGRNDVGRVSEIGSVKVTELMVVERYSHVMHIVSNVTGVLREGCDAFDAFAATFPQGTVSGAPKIRAMEIIDELESVRRGVYAGAVGYFSYTGNTDTAIALRTLLIKNNRVYIQAGGGVVADSDPGAEFEESVNKARAMVRALAAARDFENAAKR
- a CDS encoding SPOR domain-containing protein produces the protein MRFEIRAGGAFLILLGLVGLSGAVFLLGLVAGHEMALQNQPDLNQISSTYPLPNPPASGEKPAPVAEMSPVAAAAPSVASAPLALPIKPPATVARLKPGPEAPAINRPEPDNEIGSGEGSETASAPARPARALAPGAKPYNIQIEAVMDKSGADEMVSRLKTLGYSAQEIKVALNGQTWYRVRIGPYASADEANAAQNKLREQYRQAYTTSH
- the argS gene encoding arginine--tRNA ligase, whose product is MKELIVSILRDAIERARAAGQLTADIPSIGIEAPRDSAHGDIASNVALTVAKTEHKPPRVIAEIIKSHVAMPAEVSEVSVAGPGFLNFKMSPAYWHSEMRRAASDGRAFWKPRAWELRPGANERRKVQVEFLSANPTGPLTVGHGRNAVLGDTIARLYEAAGFDVTREYYFNDGGRQMKLLGESVRARYLQEHGIDAPLPEDGYQGEYIRDIARVLKAERGDALVSVTELDIFRAAAVKAIFADINQTCTRLGIRFDVYTNELDLINAGLVEAVLKSLRDGGFTVEKDGATWLRGEPLGLPKDAVLVRSGPDRQPTYRTPDIAYHIDKLKRGFDLIVDVFGADHIAEHQQVIAAVKALGYDTTPVSAIIYQFVTLTRGGEKVKMSTRKATYVTLDELIDEVGADVVRFFFLFRKSDSQLDFDLELAKKQAPENPVFYVQYAHARLASIFREGAAKGLMLPAEPSVIDLNLLGAEELDLAKRAVGLPEVMSAAAEALEPHRIPFYLLELAGEFHRYYNKPASRIIGPDRELSLARMFMAGILKDAIAGGLELLGVSAPERM
- a CDS encoding VOC family protein, whose product is MANPPIGKLDHIGIAVKSLAEARKFFEDILGASFMYEGADEAAGFKLAEFDLGGLTIELLEPLGPNSFLHKFLEKRGEGMHHLTFNVPDCKSKTAALREQGVRIVDETQWSPTSFEAFISPRAAHGVLIQLGSGYPTLANDPAWLKRKE
- a CDS encoding Yip1 family protein, translated to MANGAGGSITPFFTIWTAPRATIRRIVDADPTHNVIALAAIGSGISALSGQWSKALGNNANLSVLWPLWVAFIVALSAALGVLSLFIGGVVLKWTGSLLGGVASRVEVRAALAWSQVPAIAGAILFLIAVLLGVPIPVPTPGALPQIAPAFFMIIVVEGVLGFWGFIVSLKCIGEVHRFSAWRALAAVLIPGLIALAAIGFIVFAGGRMAGHH
- a CDS encoding ATP-dependent RecD-like DNA helicase yields the protein MAQAHHAAETLEGILDQVLFVNEKNGYSVAVVVVAGEHGDSRRVTVVGNLAGLEVGSTIRAQGGFEQHKVYGDQFHVVDFETLRPAGAVALERYLASEIKGIGPALARRIAEHFGDSLGEVLDHAPERMREVPGIGAAVTRAIAAAWRDSSGLRELTVFLRGHGLAASHARRIHKFYGKDALEVVRRDPYVLARTIHGIGFRTADAVAEKLGIPRNSIQRARAAVLYLLERMSDEGHVYSPFEHLEGQFRTALEMEPELAREAVNELAAGGEVVVEQADDHTAVYLARLHEAEVNVARRIAELNAGRAMNKDLIQRALDAAVRSSELELSPEQKSALRCALASRVTVITGGPGTGKTTLLRSLLAALAEVGLKPTLAAPTGRAARRLQEASGRDAKTIHRLLEYSPESGGFVRGKEFPLRTNYLIIDEASMMDVDLASSLLSALMPNCSLLLVGDRDQLPSVGPGSVLKDVIASDFVPVVQLREVYRQARRSLIVANAHRLNRGEFPQISNDAEGDFFFFERNAAEDVLATIKQLVQQRLIGRFGISDPREIQVLTPMNRGPLGTHILNRELQSLLNPSGRELRAGDRVFREGDRVIQLRNNYDKDVFNGSIGRIVAIDSDKARVSVAFEETRAEYDLSELDELALAYAISVHKSQGSQYPAIVMPIHSSHYLMLRRNLLYTAITRAERVCVLVGTKSALQQAVRNQDERLRFSRLAARLHVD
- a CDS encoding MATE family efflux transporter; the protein is MSEFLESVPEVGAQSRGAMTLPPIERIRFEVWALAWPVILSFGLDSILGLSSMLMVGRLGANAVGAVGLAMQILGAVRAGIAAVGTGTVALVARYIGANDRDNAEEVLKQSVVFGVLVSTIIAIPVIIFARPLMGLFQVKGEMADMGARYLQVVMLSEPFQGIFLMCAAALRGAGDMRTPLWIGGIIDVLAIFLNYVLIFGKLGFPALGVDGSAVATLLAIAFGGILFFYALSIDGMVLNFRWKGLWPDLGLGRRILSVGNPAAIEQLLIQFGFVAYVGFVARYGVKEIAAYFIGVRILALSFLPGFGFSAASATLVGQGLGAGDPKFSRKAGWESTGMAIVLMTAMGLLFIVFAHQIAALFIDDKQVIGYTVQFMYALAAAQPLMAIDWTITGALRGAGDSRFPLYGSLAGFYGMRLFLTILIWSHGGSIIWIWWSLLADYVVRSTVKVWRFQTGKWETIEV